The Porites lutea chromosome 4, jaPorLute2.1, whole genome shotgun sequence genome contains a region encoding:
- the LOC140935108 gene encoding perlucin-like protein codes for MKLFSAILAIYLALLCATDLVQTGSVIKRSGVNEAMLAKLRDIERILGPCPSGWTHFKSYCYFVSSALKSWQAARTYCKSKGGDLVKINSDEENEFVLNLVYKHAPSTKQIWIGLKWDAHLGKFVWADEALPKYTNWNPGEPNGKASEPCSNMWTGHAGGSSGYWNDRPCLNHVLPCGLVCKRLP; via the exons ATGAAACTGTTTTCGGCTATTCTAGCCATATATTTGGCACTTTTATGCGCAACAGACCTAG TTCAGACGGGCAGTGTAATTAAACGAAGTGGTGTCAATGAAGCAATGCTTGCAAAACTGCGAGATATCGAGCGAATACTTG GTCCCTGCCCCAGTGGTTGGACGCATTTCAAAAGCTACTGTTACTTTGTGAGTAGCGCACTCAAAAGTTGGCAAGCTGCTCGAACGTACTGCAAAAGCAAAGGCGGAGATCTTGTGAAGATCAACAGCGATGAAGAAAACGAGTTTGTTCTGAACTTGGTTTATAAGCACGCCCCGTCGACGAAACAGATTTGGATCGGACTGAAGTGGGACGCACACCTGGGCAAGTTTGTATGGGCTGACGAGGCGCTTCCAAAATACACCAACTGGAACCCTGGTGAACCGAACGGAAAAGCCTCAGAACCATGCAGCAACATGTGGACTGGACATGCCGGTGGATCTAGTGGTTATTGGAATGATCGTCCCTGCTTAAATCACGTCTTGCCCTGTGGTCTTGTCTGCAAGAGGCTGCCCTAG